Proteins encoded within one genomic window of Candidatus Brevundimonas colombiensis:
- a CDS encoding CoA ester lyase: MPGDRPERFGKAEASGSGQVIIDLEDAVAADMKDTARDCAAKWFETGRRGVVRINAADTPWHEADVASCIAPSLDAIMAPKAEHPERLAAIGHRTGKPIIALIETAAGLNAANAIAATPGVVRLAFGSIDLSLDLGLDAPDEALDGFRLRLTLASRLAGLAPPIDGVLADFRNATRLTETTRRVRGLGFSAKLCIHPAQVTWVEQGFAPSSEELAWAQRVVGLGESVAALDGEMIDRPVRERALRLLARIRTSTS; the protein is encoded by the coding sequence GTGCCGGGCGATCGGCCCGAGCGCTTCGGCAAGGCCGAGGCCAGCGGGTCGGGTCAGGTCATCATCGATCTCGAGGATGCGGTCGCGGCGGATATGAAGGACACGGCGCGTGACTGCGCCGCCAAATGGTTTGAGACGGGGCGCCGAGGCGTGGTTCGCATCAATGCCGCCGATACCCCTTGGCATGAGGCGGACGTTGCGTCCTGCATCGCGCCGAGCCTTGACGCCATCATGGCGCCGAAGGCCGAACACCCCGAACGGCTGGCAGCGATCGGCCATCGAACGGGCAAGCCGATCATCGCCCTGATTGAAACCGCCGCGGGCCTCAATGCTGCGAATGCAATCGCGGCCACCCCAGGGGTCGTGCGTCTCGCCTTCGGGTCGATCGATCTCTCGCTCGATCTCGGGCTTGACGCCCCCGACGAGGCGCTGGACGGCTTCAGACTGAGGCTGACGCTCGCCTCGCGTCTAGCTGGTCTCGCGCCGCCGATCGATGGCGTGCTGGCGGACTTCCGAAACGCCACGCGTCTGACCGAAACAACGCGGCGCGTGCGGGGCCTGGGTTTCAGCGCCAAGCTTTGTATTCATCCCGCCCAGGTGACCTGGGTCGAACAGGGCTTCGCGCCGAGCAGCGAAGAACTCGCCTGGGCGCAGCGTGTCGTGGGCTTGGGCGAGAGTGTCGCAGCCCTGGACGGTGAGATGATCGACCGGCCGGTTCGCGAACGCGCGCTTCGGCTTCTCGCGCGGATCAGAACGTCGACGTCGTAG
- a CDS encoding CaiB/BaiF CoA-transferase family protein, whose product MAAEVVRHHHDRRLLFAIRESILAASAIYIVPADLTVVCKRAAGSAVRDADRNSGQESDFHDLPRISRPSRLRTGRLRVESCLSPAKRPLGSISLGQPDCGCAGRRRGRACLPPPRPRDVEGADDQRADDIGPFHQRWSTPIMRPLEGITVVSLEHAIAAPFCTRQLADLGARVIKIERPGAGDFARGYDERVRGQASHFVWTNRSKESLALDIKTPEGHGVLMALLSKADVLIQNLAPGAADRLGLDYAALETQFPQLIVCGISGYGPDGPYRDKKAYDLLIQSEGGFLSVTGNGDAPAKAGCSIADIAAGMYAYTNILAALFARQQTGKGRRIDVSMLECMVEWMSFPLYYAFEGAEPPARVGAAHATIFPYGPFRAGDGAMVMLGVQNDREWTAFCDVALKRPELAEDERFARNSGRHAHRDLLTRLIEEAFAGSTAEEVIGLLDRAGVANARVNDMKQVWNHPQLQARNRWTSVETPGGPIPALLPPGQSAADNPRMDAVPSVGQHNEAILRELGLWSETARTDAA is encoded by the coding sequence GTGGCGGCTGAGGTGGTCCGCCACCATCATGACAGGCGTCTTCTTTTCGCAATACGCGAATCCATCCTTGCCGCATCGGCGATTTACATCGTCCCGGCCGATCTTACCGTCGTCTGTAAAAGGGCTGCCGGAAGCGCTGTCAGAGACGCAGACCGGAACAGTGGCCAGGAAAGTGACTTTCATGATCTGCCTCGCATCAGCCGCCCTTCGCGGCTTCGTACAGGGCGCTTGCGCGTCGAATCTTGCCTCTCGCCTGCAAAGCGCCCTCTGGGTTCAATATCCCTTGGTCAACCGGATTGCGGCTGCGCGGGTCGGCGCCGTGGACGCGCCTGCCTTCCTCCTCCCCGACCTCGTGACGTCGAGGGGGCGGATGATCAAAGGGCCGACGACATCGGTCCATTCCATCAACGCTGGAGCACGCCGATCATGAGACCGCTTGAAGGCATCACCGTCGTCTCGCTCGAACACGCAATCGCGGCGCCCTTCTGCACCCGACAGCTTGCCGACCTCGGCGCGCGAGTGATCAAGATCGAACGCCCCGGCGCCGGCGACTTCGCTCGTGGGTACGACGAGCGGGTTCGCGGGCAGGCGTCACACTTCGTATGGACCAATCGCTCCAAAGAGAGCCTGGCCTTGGATATCAAGACCCCTGAGGGACACGGCGTTCTGATGGCCCTGCTGAGCAAGGCCGATGTCCTGATCCAGAACCTCGCGCCCGGCGCTGCGGATCGTCTCGGTCTGGACTATGCGGCGCTGGAGACGCAATTCCCTCAACTGATCGTATGCGGGATTTCGGGCTATGGACCCGACGGCCCCTACAGGGACAAAAAGGCATATGATCTGCTGATTCAGAGCGAGGGCGGCTTCCTGTCCGTTACCGGGAACGGCGACGCCCCGGCGAAGGCCGGCTGCTCGATCGCCGACATCGCCGCCGGCATGTACGCCTATACCAATATCCTCGCGGCCCTGTTCGCGCGCCAGCAGACCGGCAAAGGCCGCCGCATCGACGTGTCCATGCTTGAATGCATGGTCGAATGGATGAGCTTCCCGCTGTACTACGCCTTCGAGGGCGCAGAGCCGCCTGCCCGCGTCGGCGCTGCGCACGCAACAATCTTCCCCTACGGTCCCTTCAGGGCGGGGGATGGCGCTATGGTCATGCTGGGCGTTCAGAACGACCGTGAGTGGACGGCCTTCTGCGATGTCGCGCTCAAACGGCCGGAACTGGCGGAAGACGAGCGTTTCGCCCGCAATTCCGGTCGACATGCGCATCGTGATCTGTTGACCCGCCTGATTGAGGAGGCTTTCGCCGGCTCCACAGCGGAAGAGGTCATCGGCCTCTTGGACAGGGCGGGGGTCGCCAATGCGCGCGTCAACGACATGAAGCAGGTCTGGAACCATCCCCAACTGCAAGCCCGAAATCGCTGGACCTCCGTCGAGACGCCCGGCGGCCCGATTCCAGCCTTGCTGCCGCCCGGCCAGTCTGCGGCGGACAACCCCCGAATGGACGCCGTCCCATCGGTGGGCCAACACAATGAGGCGATCCTACGCGAACTCGGACTGTGGTCCGAGACCGCACGTACCGACGCCGCCTGA
- a CDS encoding fumarate hydratase produces the protein MPVIQADDLIVSIADALQHISVFHPVDYIRSLGDAYRLEKSPAARDAIAQILTNSRMSAEGRRPICQDTGIVTVFVKWGQNCTLSGDRSLQSVIDEGVRHAYLAPDNPLRASIVADPAFTRRNTGDNTPSVIHVELAPGDTVEVVVAAKGGGSENKARFKMLNPSDSIIDWVLETVPAMGAGWCPPGMLGIGIGGTAEKALVMAKESLMSPIDMSQLKARGAQTPIEALRIELHDRVNALGIGAQGLGGLTTVLDVKILDWPTHAASKPVAMIPNCAATRHAHFRLDGRGPAYLAPPDLEAWPDVAWAPDDRALRIDLDTLTPEMMTDWKPGDRLLLSGKMLTGRDAAHKRIQEMLARGEELPVSFQNRVIYYVGPVDPVGDEVVGPAGPTTATRMDKFTDMMLGLGLTAMVGKAERGPEAIASIKAHGRAYLSAVGGAAYLVARAIRESRVVAFEDLGMEAIYEFEVRDMPVTVAVTPKGESIHVLGPAQWKRPVITLPSPAV, from the coding sequence AGTCGCCGGCCGCGCGCGACGCCATTGCACAGATTTTGACCAACAGCCGCATGTCCGCTGAGGGCCGGCGTCCGATTTGTCAGGACACCGGCATCGTGACGGTCTTTGTGAAATGGGGTCAGAACTGCACCTTGTCAGGCGACCGCAGTCTTCAGTCGGTGATCGATGAAGGCGTCAGACACGCCTATCTCGCGCCCGACAACCCACTCCGCGCCTCGATTGTCGCCGACCCCGCCTTCACGCGACGCAACACCGGCGACAACACGCCAAGCGTCATTCACGTCGAGCTGGCGCCGGGCGACACGGTCGAGGTTGTCGTCGCGGCCAAGGGCGGCGGCTCCGAGAACAAGGCCAGGTTCAAGATGCTGAACCCGTCCGATTCAATCATCGACTGGGTTCTCGAAACCGTTCCCGCCATGGGCGCTGGATGGTGTCCGCCCGGCATGTTGGGCATCGGCATCGGCGGCACCGCCGAGAAGGCGCTGGTGATGGCCAAGGAATCGCTCATGTCGCCGATCGACATGTCGCAACTGAAGGCCAGAGGCGCGCAGACCCCGATCGAAGCGCTGAGGATCGAACTGCACGACCGGGTCAACGCCCTCGGCATCGGAGCCCAGGGATTGGGCGGGCTCACCACTGTGCTCGACGTCAAGATTTTGGATTGGCCGACCCATGCCGCATCCAAGCCGGTCGCCATGATCCCGAACTGCGCCGCGACCCGACACGCGCATTTCAGGCTCGACGGACGCGGTCCGGCCTATTTGGCTCCGCCCGATCTCGAGGCGTGGCCCGATGTGGCGTGGGCGCCGGATGATCGGGCTCTGCGCATCGATCTGGATACGCTGACGCCTGAGATGATGACCGACTGGAAACCGGGCGACCGGTTGCTGCTGAGCGGCAAGATGCTCACAGGCCGCGACGCCGCTCACAAGCGGATCCAGGAAATGCTGGCGCGGGGCGAGGAGCTTCCGGTGAGCTTCCAGAACCGCGTGATCTATTACGTCGGTCCGGTCGATCCGGTAGGCGACGAGGTCGTAGGTCCTGCCGGGCCGACGACCGCAACTCGAATGGACAAATTCACCGATATGATGCTCGGCCTCGGCCTGACGGCCATGGTGGGCAAGGCTGAACGCGGACCGGAAGCGATCGCGTCGATCAAGGCGCACGGCCGAGCCTATTTATCAGCCGTCGGCGGAGCGGCCTATTTGGTCGCGCGCGCCATTCGGGAAAGCCGCGTCGTGGCTTTCGAGGATCTCGGCATGGAGGCTATCTACGAATTCGAGGTGCGCGACATGCCGGTGACTGTCGCCGTGACGCCAAAGGGCGAGAGCATCCACGTCCTGGGCCCCGCGCAATGGAAGCGCCCTGTCATCACCCTGCCCTCGCCCGCAGTTTGA